A single Ziziphus jujuba cultivar Dongzao chromosome 11, ASM3175591v1 DNA region contains:
- the LOC107433072 gene encoding leucine-rich repeat extensin-like protein 2, whose protein sequence is MSTEISNLLLCMVIMVMSLAFHTASAKPPVNQSEPSMTDNNTPGEDEQLLAVLALDPEPGPEYFASSPDGLIKPGGNASLSAENASSPAYDGAFAPQPLGDEFLSPEYPSPAPEIADDNEFSPQYSSPTPYVDNMAPKIADDDEYYSSTPTPTPATTVDSSSSQLPNYDPVATPVSTTPEVDYGNVTPTPRSNVLPFTYEAEDEVPETDEGLQGEFSHEKKGTVLGFVIFAVCLVGLGGFVYKKKKDDMRKSQYEYLGKRELEL, encoded by the coding sequence ATGTCAACTGAGATCTCTAACCTTTTGCTCTGCATGGTGATCATGGTGATGTCCTTGGCATTCCACACTGCATCTGCAAAGCCACCGGTAAACCAATCAGAACCCTCAATGACAGACAACAATACGCCTGGAGAAGATGAACAGCTCCTTGCGGTACTTGCTCTGGATCCCGAACCTGGACCTGAATATTTCGCTTCTTCGCCTGACGGGCTTATCAAACCCGGGGGAAATGCTTCGCTTTCTGCAGAGAATGCTTCTTCTCCAGCTTATGATGGTGCATTTGCTCCTCAGCCACTTGGAGATGAGTTTCTCTCCCCGGAATATCCATCTCCAGCCCCCGAAATCGCCGACGACAACGAGTTTTCGCCGCAATATTCCTCCCCAACTCCATATGTCGATAATATGGCTCCAAAGATTGCCGACGATGACGAATATTACTCTTCGACTCCCACTCCTACACCGGCGACCACTGTGGACTCGTCATCTTCTCAGCTCCCAAACTATGATCCGGTGGCTACTCCGGTGAGTACTACTCCGGAGGTCGATTATGGTAACGTCACTCCGACACCGCGTTCAAATGTATTGCCGTTCACTTATGAAGCTGAGGACGAGGTTCCTGAAACTGATGAAGGGTTGCAAGGTGAATTCAGCCATGAGAAGAAAGGAACGGTGTTGGGGTTTGTAATCTTTGCAGTATGCTTGGTTGGGTTAGGAGGATTTGTgtacaagaagaagaaggatgataTGCGAAAATCTCAGTATGAATATCTGGGCAAGAGGGAGCTGGAGCTCTGA